Proteins encoded by one window of Nocardia goodfellowii:
- a CDS encoding ferritin-like domain-containing protein, with amino-acid sequence MDTVRGGVAHTYDFTRWTREFEAKVTARAAAGDPDWSRGARLDPAIVRSVQRFQVGESGDGANLIGKADRAGDPEYSAAVRLFVAEERNHARMLGLLLESAGQPTISAHWTDAVFVRLRRALGLRLELMVLMLAEVVALRYYRALRDGTGDALTTQVAGLVLADEQRHVPFHCQRLRVAFAAKSRPARLFAVAVWWALMAGVTVVVAVDHGPALRQFGIGRVDFARGVFALFAAIAPAAIPLRCRPGVPD; translated from the coding sequence ATGGACACAGTGCGGGGCGGCGTTGCTCATACCTATGATTTCACGCGATGGACAAGAGAATTCGAAGCGAAGGTCACCGCGCGGGCCGCCGCGGGGGACCCGGATTGGTCCCGGGGCGCTCGGCTCGATCCGGCGATCGTGCGCAGCGTGCAACGTTTCCAAGTCGGGGAGAGCGGTGACGGCGCGAACCTGATCGGAAAGGCGGATCGCGCGGGGGATCCGGAGTATTCGGCCGCGGTGCGGTTGTTCGTCGCGGAGGAACGCAATCACGCGCGCATGCTCGGATTGTTGCTGGAGTCCGCCGGGCAGCCCACCATTTCGGCGCACTGGACCGACGCGGTGTTCGTCCGGTTGCGCCGGGCGCTGGGTCTGCGGCTCGAGCTGATGGTGCTGATGCTGGCGGAAGTGGTTGCGCTGCGGTATTACCGGGCGCTGCGCGACGGTACCGGCGATGCACTGACCACGCAGGTCGCCGGGCTCGTGCTCGCCGACGAACAACGGCATGTGCCGTTTCACTGTCAGCGGTTGCGGGTGGCGTTCGCCGCGAAATCCCGCCCGGCACGGCTTTTCGCCGTAGCGGTGTGGTGGGCGCTGATGGCCGGTGTGACCGTGGTCGTGGCTGTCGATCATGGTCCGGCGCTGCGGCAATTCGGTATCGGCCGGGTGGATTTCGCGCGCGGCGTATTCGCGCTGTTCGCCGCGATCGCGCCCGCGGCAATCCCGCTGCGGTGCCGGCCAGGGGTGCCGGATTAG
- a CDS encoding SAM-dependent methyltransferase: MANKRKDLIRTDVPHSARIWNYWLGGRDNYEVDRVVGESSVQGYPEIKTMAVQSRQFLIRSVEYLAEQGVRQFIDVGTGLPTMENTHEVAQKAAPSSKIVYVDNDPLVLAHARALLVNTTDEGVTTYVEGDFNEPESIIADARNVLNFKEPIAVLFMGVLGHAPTAEDAHRIIRTMMDAVVPGSYLAHNDGTDDDEGYVRLCHNYAKSGGVPYHPRPNKVIAGYYEGLELVPPGIVPLNYWRTDEEAKGIRPGSVWGGVGRKP; this comes from the coding sequence ATGGCGAACAAGCGCAAAGACCTAATTCGCACCGATGTTCCGCATTCGGCCCGGATCTGGAACTACTGGCTGGGAGGTCGCGACAATTACGAGGTCGACCGGGTGGTCGGGGAATCGTCGGTGCAGGGGTACCCGGAGATCAAGACGATGGCGGTCCAGTCCCGGCAGTTCCTGATCCGTTCGGTCGAATACCTGGCGGAACAAGGAGTCAGGCAGTTCATCGATGTCGGCACCGGCCTGCCCACCATGGAGAACACGCACGAGGTCGCGCAGAAGGCGGCGCCCAGCTCCAAAATCGTCTATGTCGACAACGATCCGCTGGTGCTCGCGCACGCGCGGGCGCTACTGGTCAACACCACCGACGAAGGGGTGACGACCTATGTGGAGGGCGATTTCAACGAGCCGGAATCCATCATCGCCGACGCCCGCAACGTGCTGAACTTCAAAGAACCGATCGCCGTGCTGTTCATGGGTGTGCTCGGTCACGCGCCTACCGCGGAAGACGCGCACCGCATCATCCGGACCATGATGGACGCCGTCGTCCCCGGCAGCTATCTCGCGCACAACGACGGCACCGACGACGACGAGGGTTATGTGCGGCTGTGCCACAACTACGCCAAAAGCGGTGGTGTGCCCTATCATCCGCGTCCGAACAAGGTGATCGCCGGTTACTACGAGGGGCTGGAGTTGGTGCCGCCCGGGATCGTCCCGCTCAATTACTGGCGGACCGATGAGGAAGCGAAAGGTATCCGGCCGGGTTCGGTCTGGGGCGGGGTGGGCCGCAAGCCCTGA
- a CDS encoding phytoene desaturase family protein, translated as MTPTRSSYDVVIVGGGHNGLVAAAYLAQAGRSVLILEKEPGTGGAAVSARMFPGIDARVSRYSYLVSLLPPQIIRDLGLRFEVRRRRISSYTPVGPGGLLVDTGSAERTRDSFVRLTGSDRDYQAWQSFYSRTGRLAERVFPTLTQPLPTRAELADLIDDQAMWEAIFERPLGETIESTFADDTVRGIVLTDALIGTFTHAHDPALLQNRCFLYHIIGGGTGDWDVPIGGMGALTDALATAARTAGADIVTGCAVTAIETDGSATEVRHEHGVTGAGHVLVNASPYELSRLLGEPEPAKPEGAQLKVNMVLRRLPRLRDPAVDPRDAFAGTFHIAESYTQLERAYRDAAAGRMPAAPPSEIYCHTLTDPTILSPDAAAAGLHTLTLFGLHTPARLFGTDPAANKAELVKATLAQLDTVLAEPIADCLAVDATGKPCLEAKSPVDLERDIGLPGGHIFHRDLAFPYAAEDPSDPAARWGVGTGRKTVFLCGAGAVRGGGVSGIGGHNAAMAVLES; from the coding sequence ATGACCCCGACGCGCTCCTCCTACGATGTCGTGATCGTCGGCGGCGGCCACAACGGCCTCGTCGCCGCCGCCTATCTGGCTCAGGCCGGACGATCGGTGCTGATCCTGGAAAAGGAGCCGGGCACCGGCGGCGCGGCCGTCTCGGCGCGAATGTTCCCCGGCATCGACGCCCGGGTCTCGCGATACTCGTATCTGGTGAGTCTGCTTCCGCCCCAGATCATTCGGGACCTGGGCCTGCGCTTCGAGGTGCGCAGGCGGCGGATCTCCTCCTACACGCCGGTCGGCCCGGGTGGCTTGCTGGTCGACACCGGCTCCGCCGAGCGCACCCGGGACAGCTTCGTCCGGCTCACCGGCTCGGACCGGGATTATCAAGCCTGGCAAAGCTTCTACTCCCGCACCGGCCGTTTGGCGGAGCGGGTCTTCCCGACCTTGACCCAGCCGCTGCCCACGCGCGCCGAACTGGCCGATCTCATCGACGACCAGGCCATGTGGGAGGCGATCTTCGAACGGCCGCTCGGGGAAACCATCGAGTCGACCTTCGCCGACGACACCGTGCGCGGCATCGTGCTCACCGACGCGCTGATCGGCACCTTCACCCATGCCCACGATCCGGCCCTGCTGCAGAACCGCTGCTTCCTGTACCACATCATCGGCGGCGGCACGGGCGACTGGGATGTGCCGATCGGCGGAATGGGCGCGCTCACCGACGCGCTGGCCACGGCCGCCCGTACGGCGGGGGCCGACATCGTCACCGGCTGTGCTGTCACCGCGATCGAAACCGACGGCAGCGCAACCGAAGTGCGCCATGAACACGGCGTCACCGGAGCCGGTCATGTTCTGGTGAACGCCTCCCCGTATGAACTGAGTCGCCTGCTCGGCGAGCCGGAGCCCGCGAAACCCGAAGGCGCGCAATTGAAAGTGAACATGGTGCTGCGTCGACTGCCCCGCCTGCGCGATCCCGCGGTAGACCCGCGTGACGCCTTCGCCGGAACATTCCACATCGCCGAGTCCTACACCCAACTGGAGCGGGCCTACCGGGACGCGGCCGCCGGCCGGATGCCCGCGGCCCCGCCGTCGGAAATCTATTGCCACACACTGACCGACCCCACCATCCTGTCCCCGGATGCGGCCGCCGCGGGCCTGCACACCCTCACCCTGTTCGGCTTGCACACCCCGGCCCGGCTGTTCGGCACCGACCCGGCCGCGAACAAGGCCGAGCTGGTGAAAGCAACTCTGGCGCAACTGGATACGGTCCTGGCCGAACCCATCGCCGACTGCCTGGCCGTCGATGCCACCGGCAAACCCTGTCTGGAAGCCAAATCGCCGGTCGATCTGGAACGCGATATCGGCCTGCCTGGCGGCCACATCTTCCACCGTGATCTCGCCTTCCCCTACGCCGCGGAAGATCCCTCCGATCCCGCCGCTCGCTGGGGCGTCGGGACCGGCCGGAAGACCGTCTTCCTCTGTGGCGCGGGCGCGGTGCGCGGCGGCGGCGTCAGCGGAATCGGCGGTCACAATGCCGCCATGGCTGTGCTGGAGTCCTAG